The following proteins are co-located in the Pochonia chlamydosporia 170 chromosome 6, whole genome shotgun sequence genome:
- a CDS encoding ligninase H2 precursor (similar to Metarhizium acridum CQMa 102 XP_007812389.1): protein MKAPVITLSAISMVSAFRGMGDLLVPRVQNDPNLKRLPGDLDTLEESKLTPTGKLIKSILQGNGDPQDKRTAYTGSVPALDSAECARDKCCIWKHIADEMKSMMIEKGGQCNSLAREAVRMGFHDAGAWSLHTGKGGGADGSLVLANECYDRVANKGMEVGCNQMRSWYEKYKSYGVSMADLIQMGANVATVVCPLGPRVRTFVGRQDNPNPAPDGLLPKETDSADFLISLFSNKTISANELVALVGAHTTSTQHFVDPGRDGAPQDSTPGIWDVKFYGETTKWFPPQEILRFKSDIALSKDPRTFLTWKAFSLPILGQIGWNRAYATAYIRLSLLGVYNINELTECTKVLPLPS from the exons ATGAAGGCACCCGTCATTACGCTCTCTGCCATATCTATGGTCAGCGCGTTTCGAGGCATGGGCGACCTCCTCGTGCCGCGCGTACAAAACGACCCGAACCTTAAAAGGCTACCTGGTGACTTGGACACTCTCGAGGAGAGCAAGCTAACCCCTACTGGTAAACTTATCAAGAGCATCTTGCAAGGCAATGGAGATCCCCAAGACAAAAGAACGGCTTACACTGGCTCGGTTCCGGCCCTAGACTCTGCTGAGTGTGCTCGTGACAAATGCTGCATATGGAAACACATTGCAGATGAAATGAAGTCTATGATGATTGAGAAGGGAGGGCAATGCAATAGCCTTGCTAGGGAGGCCGTTCGTATGGGATTCCACGATGCGGGAGCGTGGTCCTTGCATACTGGGAAGGGTGGCGGCGCAGACGGATCTTTAGTCCTAGCAAACGAATGCTATGACCGGGTGGCTAACAAAGGAATGGAAGTTGGTTGCAACCAGATGCGGAGTTGGTACGAAAAGTATAAGTCTTACGGTGTCAGTATGGCGGATCTAATCCAAATGGGCG CCAACGTTGCGACTGTCGTCTGTCCCCTTGGACCTCGTGTCCGCACATTTGTCGGACGCCAAGACAACCCGAAcccagcaccagacggcCTTCTTCCAAAGGAAACCGACTCGGCAGACTTTCTCATTTCCCTCTTTTCAAATAAAACGATTAGCGCTAATGAGCTTGTAGCTCTGGTTGGAGCTCATACTACCAGCACCCAGCACTTTGTTGATCCCGGCCGCGATGGAGCCCCTCAGGATAGCACGCCTGGAATTTGGGACGTCAAGTTCTACGGCGAAACAACAAAATGGTTTCCTCCTCAGGAGATACTTAGATTCAAGAGCGATATTGCTCTATCTAAAGATCCCAGGACTTTCTTGACTTGGAAAGCGTTTAGCCTGCCCATCCTGGGCCAGATTGGTTGGAATAGG GCCTACGCCACGGCGTACATACGACTGAGTTTGTTGGGGGTTTATAATATTAACGAATTAACTGAATGCACAAAGGTACTACCGCTGCCTTCGTAG